In a single window of the Planctomycetia bacterium genome:
- a CDS encoding type I polyketide synthase codes for MKRDCPIAIVGMGGVFPGAADLRAFWNNIAQARDMTREVPPGRWIIEPHRAIADAPSADKVLSVRGCFVEDFRLDPAGLEIDRHLLSQLDPLYHFVLHAGRDAYRHARMDGVDHDRIGVILAAIALPTDASSAITRETLGADFERRLFEHAGIVSAREREKSTVTHQMNGRVVGLPAALLAQALGLGGGTYTLDAACASSLYAVKLACDELRSGRADAMLAGGVSRPECLYTQMGFTQLRALSPSGRCAPFDASCDGLVVGEGAGVIVLKRLDDAVAAGDEIHGVIRGIGLSNDIGGSLLAPDSEGQLRAMRQAYEAAGWTPDSVDLIECHGTGTPTGDAVEIQSMRTLWEEISARSGQCAIGSVKSMIGHLLTGAGAAGLIKVLLAMRHETLPPSANYRDHGGAIPLKGSPFRVQVAPEPWAPRDRQTPRRAAISAFGFGGINAHVLVEEYLASVEPERSRLPSTIIIAPTTEDPTEPIAIVGMGAHFGDAASLAEFRRVAFGGALQRTEIDQLKVVSGRFRIPPMELPEILPQQLLMLDVVAEAMMDAGMPLRERRPNVGVLIGMSLDFNTTNFHLRWWLPSQARRWARRLGIELSPQQEADWVTAMQDAICPALNATRTLGALGGIIASRIACEFQLGGPSFAVSCEETSGLKGLEVAVRALRAREMDAVVVGAIDLATDSRAAMTSAGNGDQHVGDGAAALVVKRLSDALRDEDRIYAVIRGLGHASGDAVKGSAALLRACEDADVKAASVGLVEFAGSSETSPDIQAAFSEVPQLVALSSSTLCVGHCGAATGMASLIRAALCLHHATLPGTRASLSPLHNQSDSFHFPVEPQYWLRDRVDGPRRALVSATTSDGNSACVILEEQEPLSTRSRAPVLDMPTATFAVEASDVAQLVRGLTELRGFAETASDGLGSLAARWLREHSADTSKRLAVAIVADSSVSLVRSIDSAQKSLRDKPTEAIRGQDGVFFFPDPLGGKGDLAFVFPGSGNHYLGMGRELALHFPQVVDALDAQSDRLAGHFSPQQLMPWRCDWPNGWRQEAMHAVAHDVERLIFGQVSFGVLASDILQLAGLRPRATIGYSLGESVGLFALRAWPDRDEMFRRMSDSPLFKSQLAGPRNAIYSAWRLPPDAASEWCAAVVAKPVEVVRQALVGLHHARLLIVNTPTECVVGGLRRDVHEAARRAGSRAITIDGVPTVHFEAVNEVEQAYRQLHLLPTSPPDGIRFYSAAAGKAYNVSKETAAESITAQAIHGFDFPAVIRQAYADGVRLFVEVGPQASCTRMIDRILEGRSYFAASASGRADEELHSLMALLAGLIAQRVPVNLAGLYRDALDDAASSRLPGHAVIEISTRLEQLPPPLPTPQRSMALGETLPARPSREDSAGEGIDESADVFMPSVPGGGDEFVMLRDAVLATAARTTAAHDAYLRFSESASRELASVLTMQAELLESAVGKVDGAAVLSEIVNDNEMPISPRQSVPPVSLRRAAAPAYSRELCLEFARGKVANVLGPKFEIIDGYRTRVRLPDEPLMLVDRIMSVNGTKGVLGPGRVVTEHDVLPGAWYLDSDRCPICITVEAGQADLFLSGYLGIDFVAKGVRSYRLLDATVTFHRDLPRPGETIHYDIRIDRFVRQGETYMFFFEFDGTIDGEPVLTMRKGCAGFFTTEEIRQSHGLVLRPEETRPSPRTLPDGFAWPVGVDTPGTESFGDDRIAALRRGELADCFGQQFADLALANPPRLPGGPMKLIDRVLELNANGGRYGLGMIYAEADVHPDDWYLTCHFVDDMVMPGTLMYECTVHTLRVFLLRMGWIADQDDLIYEPIPGIASALRCRGPVTPATKKASYRVEIKEVGYRPEPYVLADALMYADGVPIVQMTNMSLQLTGLTRERIESLWRGKSEVSMSVSATRREPIFSGEQILAFAVGKPSDCFGEPYRIFDGDSRRIARLPGPPYQFLDRVTSVEPPPFVLKADGWIEAEYDVPPDAWYFAANRQVSMPFAVLLEIALQPCGFLAAYAGSALTSEDDLSFRNLGGEATLHDEVFADAGTLRIQVRMTNVSRAGGMIIEHFDMRVLRGDLVIYDGTTSFGFFSREALARQVGIRDAGQRMYMPTDTERTTAKSFDLPKVAPMTPDEAGLIAFDGQSAGAAMPAQAFRMLDRVDVLIPDGGPHALGFVQGSAKVDPSAWFFKAHFYQDPVWPGSLGLESMLQLMKAFALDRWPHLAATHRFEPIAVGMTHEWFYRGQIIPTNERVEVQATITRREEGDQPLLVADGFLTVDGTVIYEMRNFGLRMVPM; via the coding sequence ATGAAACGTGATTGTCCGATCGCCATCGTCGGCATGGGCGGCGTCTTCCCCGGCGCGGCTGACCTGCGCGCCTTTTGGAACAACATTGCGCAGGCCCGCGACATGACGCGCGAGGTTCCGCCTGGTCGGTGGATCATTGAACCGCATCGCGCAATCGCCGATGCGCCATCGGCGGACAAAGTCCTTTCTGTCCGCGGGTGCTTTGTTGAGGATTTCCGGCTCGATCCTGCCGGTCTGGAAATCGACAGGCATTTGCTCTCGCAGCTTGATCCGCTCTATCACTTTGTCCTCCATGCTGGGCGTGACGCCTACCGCCATGCCCGGATGGACGGAGTCGATCACGATCGCATAGGTGTGATCCTCGCGGCCATTGCGCTGCCGACCGACGCATCATCGGCCATTACGCGAGAAACATTGGGTGCGGACTTTGAGCGACGGCTCTTTGAGCATGCGGGCATTGTTTCGGCAAGAGAGCGGGAAAAGTCGACGGTCACGCACCAGATGAACGGACGCGTTGTTGGATTGCCGGCTGCTCTGCTGGCACAGGCCCTGGGGTTGGGCGGCGGGACGTACACGCTTGATGCCGCGTGCGCATCTTCTTTATACGCTGTGAAGCTCGCGTGTGATGAGCTACGAAGCGGGCGAGCCGACGCCATGCTCGCCGGTGGTGTTTCGCGTCCGGAGTGTCTTTATACGCAGATGGGGTTCACTCAGCTACGCGCACTCTCCCCAAGCGGCCGATGCGCTCCGTTCGATGCCTCCTGCGATGGACTCGTTGTCGGCGAGGGCGCGGGGGTCATTGTTCTGAAGCGCCTCGATGACGCGGTTGCCGCCGGCGACGAGATCCACGGGGTCATTCGCGGCATCGGTCTATCGAACGACATCGGCGGAAGCCTTCTTGCTCCGGACAGCGAGGGGCAGCTTCGGGCCATGCGCCAAGCCTATGAGGCAGCGGGTTGGACGCCGGACAGCGTCGATCTCATCGAGTGTCATGGTACGGGCACTCCTACCGGCGACGCGGTTGAGATTCAGAGCATGAGGACGCTTTGGGAGGAGATTAGCGCCAGGTCCGGCCAGTGCGCGATCGGATCGGTCAAGTCGATGATCGGCCATCTCCTCACGGGCGCAGGCGCAGCAGGTTTGATCAAGGTACTGCTCGCCATGCGGCATGAGACGCTGCCGCCGTCGGCGAATTATCGAGACCATGGTGGAGCGATTCCTCTGAAGGGCAGCCCGTTTAGAGTGCAGGTCGCCCCGGAGCCATGGGCGCCTCGCGACAGGCAGACACCGCGCCGCGCCGCGATCAGCGCCTTCGGGTTCGGCGGTATCAATGCCCATGTCCTGGTTGAGGAGTACCTGGCGAGTGTGGAGCCTGAGAGGAGCCGCTTACCGTCAACGATCATCATCGCCCCGACAACAGAGGACCCGACTGAACCAATTGCGATCGTCGGCATGGGCGCGCACTTCGGCGATGCCGCTTCGCTTGCCGAGTTCCGGCGGGTCGCGTTCGGCGGTGCGCTCCAGCGAACCGAAATTGATCAGTTGAAGGTCGTTTCGGGGCGATTTCGCATCCCGCCGATGGAACTGCCGGAGATTCTTCCTCAACAGCTTCTCATGTTGGATGTCGTCGCCGAGGCGATGATGGACGCGGGCATGCCTCTACGCGAGCGCCGTCCGAATGTGGGTGTGCTGATCGGCATGTCCCTCGACTTCAACACGACAAACTTCCACCTGCGATGGTGGCTGCCGTCACAAGCCCGCCGATGGGCGCGAAGGCTCGGCATCGAGCTTTCCCCGCAACAGGAGGCTGACTGGGTCACGGCAATGCAGGATGCTATTTGTCCAGCACTCAACGCTACTCGCACGCTCGGGGCCCTGGGCGGGATCATCGCCAGTCGCATTGCTTGTGAGTTTCAACTGGGCGGACCGAGCTTCGCGGTTTCCTGCGAGGAGACATCCGGACTCAAGGGACTTGAAGTCGCCGTTCGGGCTCTGCGGGCGCGGGAGATGGACGCCGTCGTTGTCGGCGCAATCGACCTGGCGACCGACAGCCGTGCTGCAATGACGTCGGCCGGCAATGGCGATCAGCATGTTGGGGATGGCGCGGCTGCGCTGGTCGTCAAGCGATTGTCCGATGCCCTGCGTGATGAAGATAGAATCTACGCCGTAATCCGCGGTCTCGGTCATGCCTCGGGAGATGCTGTCAAGGGGTCGGCCGCGCTGCTTCGAGCCTGCGAGGATGCCGATGTCAAAGCCGCCTCCGTCGGCCTTGTTGAGTTCGCGGGAAGTAGCGAGACTTCGCCGGACATTCAGGCGGCCTTCTCCGAAGTCCCTCAACTCGTCGCGCTTAGCTCGTCCACTCTATGCGTCGGTCATTGTGGGGCTGCCACTGGCATGGCATCGCTTATTCGAGCCGCACTATGCCTCCATCACGCGACATTACCGGGAACGCGGGCGAGCCTATCGCCATTGCACAATCAGTCGGACTCATTCCATTTCCCGGTCGAGCCGCAGTATTGGTTACGCGATCGAGTCGATGGGCCCCGGCGAGCGTTGGTCAGCGCGACGACGAGCGACGGCAACAGCGCTTGCGTGATCCTTGAGGAGCAGGAGCCATTATCCACCCGCTCTCGCGCGCCCGTGCTTGACATGCCGACGGCCACCTTCGCCGTCGAGGCGAGTGACGTCGCCCAGCTTGTTCGAGGTCTCACCGAGCTTCGCGGATTTGCCGAGACGGCCAGTGATGGCCTCGGCAGCCTTGCCGCAAGGTGGTTACGTGAACACTCTGCCGATACCTCGAAACGCCTCGCCGTCGCGATCGTCGCCGACAGTTCAGTTTCGCTCGTACGGTCAATCGACTCTGCCCAAAAGTCGCTACGTGATAAGCCGACCGAGGCCATTCGCGGTCAGGATGGCGTTTTCTTTTTCCCGGATCCACTCGGCGGCAAGGGTGACCTTGCATTCGTTTTCCCCGGTTCCGGCAATCACTACCTCGGCATGGGGCGTGAGCTCGCACTGCACTTCCCGCAGGTGGTCGATGCGCTGGATGCTCAATCGGATCGGCTTGCCGGCCACTTCTCGCCGCAACAACTGATGCCCTGGCGCTGCGATTGGCCCAATGGCTGGCGGCAGGAGGCAATGCACGCGGTCGCTCACGATGTCGAGCGGCTCATATTCGGACAGGTTTCCTTCGGCGTCCTGGCCAGCGATATTCTTCAATTAGCCGGTCTGCGCCCCCGTGCAACGATCGGCTACAGCCTCGGCGAGTCGGTCGGCCTCTTCGCGCTTCGGGCGTGGCCCGATCGCGATGAAATGTTTCGCCGGATGAGCGATTCGCCGCTCTTCAAGTCGCAGCTTGCCGGGCCACGCAACGCGATCTACAGCGCATGGAGATTGCCGCCTGATGCAGCTTCGGAGTGGTGCGCCGCGGTCGTTGCGAAACCTGTCGAAGTTGTGCGACAGGCGCTGGTCGGCCTTCATCACGCCCGACTGTTGATCGTGAATACACCGACAGAATGCGTGGTCGGCGGATTGCGACGCGATGTTCATGAGGCGGCACGGCGTGCCGGCAGTCGCGCCATTACGATCGATGGCGTTCCGACGGTGCACTTCGAGGCTGTGAATGAAGTTGAGCAGGCGTATCGCCAGCTTCATCTTCTCCCAACGAGTCCGCCCGATGGCATTCGCTTCTATAGCGCTGCCGCCGGAAAGGCCTACAACGTCTCTAAGGAGACCGCGGCTGAATCCATCACGGCCCAGGCGATCCATGGTTTTGATTTTCCGGCGGTCATCCGACAGGCGTATGCCGATGGTGTGCGACTGTTTGTCGAGGTCGGCCCGCAGGCGTCGTGTACGCGCATGATCGACCGGATCCTCGAAGGAAGATCGTATTTTGCGGCATCGGCCTCAGGTAGAGCGGATGAGGAACTCCATTCGCTGATGGCACTGCTCGCCGGATTAATCGCCCAGCGCGTGCCGGTGAATCTGGCGGGATTGTATCGAGACGCCCTTGACGATGCGGCTTCGTCGCGGCTCCCGGGGCATGCCGTGATCGAGATATCAACGCGGCTTGAGCAATTACCCCCGCCTTTGCCGACTCCGCAGCGTTCGATGGCTTTAGGGGAGACATTGCCCGCGCGGCCGTCACGGGAAGATTCTGCAGGCGAAGGCATTGATGAATCGGCGGATGTGTTCATGCCATCGGTGCCCGGTGGAGGGGATGAATTCGTCATGCTGAGAGATGCTGTGCTTGCGACCGCGGCGCGAACAACGGCGGCGCATGATGCATATCTGCGATTCAGCGAAAGCGCATCCAGGGAATTGGCATCAGTACTTACGATGCAGGCCGAGTTGTTGGAAAGCGCAGTCGGTAAGGTCGACGGCGCAGCAGTACTTTCGGAAATCGTCAACGACAACGAGATGCCGATATCGCCTCGCCAGTCGGTTCCGCCAGTCTCTCTTCGTCGTGCCGCCGCGCCGGCCTACTCCCGCGAATTGTGTTTGGAGTTTGCCCGTGGAAAGGTGGCCAATGTGCTTGGCCCGAAATTTGAAATCATCGACGGCTATCGCACACGCGTTCGACTGCCTGATGAGCCCTTGATGCTGGTCGATCGAATCATGTCGGTCAATGGGACCAAAGGCGTACTTGGGCCCGGCCGGGTTGTCACCGAGCATGACGTGCTTCCCGGCGCGTGGTACCTGGACTCAGACCGCTGCCCGATCTGTATTACCGTTGAGGCCGGACAGGCCGACTTGTTTCTTTCGGGCTATCTCGGAATTGACTTCGTTGCCAAAGGCGTTCGCTCTTATCGGCTTCTGGATGCCACGGTCACGTTTCATCGCGACCTGCCCCGGCCGGGCGAGACCATTCATTACGACATTCGCATTGACCGATTCGTGCGTCAGGGCGAGACGTACATGTTTTTCTTCGAGTTTGACGGCACGATTGACGGCGAGCCGGTTCTGACCATGCGGAAGGGCTGCGCCGGTTTTTTCACAACGGAAGAGATACGCCAGTCACATGGCCTTGTGCTGCGGCCCGAGGAAACAAGGCCGTCGCCGCGCACATTGCCGGATGGATTTGCCTGGCCCGTTGGGGTTGATACGCCGGGGACAGAATCGTTTGGCGATGACAGGATTGCAGCACTGAGACGGGGCGAACTTGCAGACTGCTTCGGGCAACAGTTTGCCGACCTGGCGCTGGCCAATCCTCCGCGGCTGCCGGGCGGACCGATGAAGCTCATCGACCGGGTGCTGGAGCTAAACGCCAACGGCGGGCGGTACGGACTCGGCATGATTTACGCCGAAGCCGATGTGCATCCCGATGACTGGTATCTGACCTGTCACTTCGTGGACGACATGGTCATGCCCGGCACGCTGATGTACGAATGCACGGTTCACACGCTGCGGGTCTTCCTGCTTCGCATGGGATGGATCGCCGATCAGGACGATTTGATCTACGAGCCGATTCCCGGGATCGCCAGCGCCCTGAGGTGCCGCGGTCCTGTCACGCCGGCGACGAAGAAGGCATCCTACCGTGTCGAAATCAAGGAGGTGGGATATCGACCGGAGCCTTACGTGCTGGCCGACGCCCTGATGTACGCCGACGGCGTACCCATCGTGCAAATGACCAACATGTCGCTACAACTGACCGGCCTCACTCGGGAGCGCATCGAGTCGTTGTGGCGCGGCAAGTCCGAAGTTTCGATGTCCGTGTCTGCGACTCGTCGTGAGCCCATCTTTTCTGGCGAACAGATTCTCGCCTTTGCGGTTGGCAAGCCATCGGATTGTTTTGGCGAACCGTATCGCATCTTCGACGGCGACAGTCGCCGCATCGCCCGTCTGCCGGGGCCACCCTATCAATTTCTCGATCGCGTCACATCCGTGGAGCCACCGCCCTTCGTCCTCAAGGCCGATGGCTGGATCGAGGCGGAATACGACGTGCCGCCCGATGCCTGGTACTTCGCGGCAAACCGCCAAGTGTCAATGCCTTTCGCCGTGCTGCTGGAGATAGCCCTTCAGCCCTGCGGTTTTCTTGCCGCCTACGCAGGATCGGCGCTGACCAGCGAGGATGATCTGTCTTTCCGCAATCTTGGCGGCGAGGCAACGTTGCACGACGAGGTATTCGCGGACGCCGGCACGCTGCGCATCCAAGTGCGAATGACCAACGTCTCGCGGGCGGGCGGCATGATCATCGAACACTTCGACATGCGGGTGCTGCGCGGCGATCTCGTTATCTACGACGGCACGACCTCGTTCGGCTTCTTTTCCAGGGAGGCTCTGGCGCGACAGGTCGGCATCCGCGACGCGGGCCAACGAATGTACATGCCGACAGATACGGAGCGTACCACGGCAAAATCCTTCGACTTGCCGAAGGTCGCTCCGATGACGCCCGATGAAGCGGGCTTAATCGCGTTTGATGGGCAATCCGCCGGGGCAGCCATGCCTGCGCAGGCATTTCGCATGTTGGATCGGGTGGATGTCTTGATTCCCGACGGCGGACCGCACGCCCTGGGCTTCGTGCAGGGCTCGGCCAAAGTGGATCCATCGGCCTGGTTCTTCAAGGCCCACTTCTATCAGGACCCGGTATGGCCCGGCTCCCTCGGTCTGGAGTCCATGCTGCAATTGATGAAGGCCTTCGCCCTCGACCGCTGGCCCCACCTGGCGGCGACACATCGCTTCGAACCGATCGCCGTCGGCATGACCCACGAGTGGTTCTATCGCGGGCAGATCATTCCGACCAACGAGCGTGTCGAGGTGCAGGCAACAATTACTCGTCGCGAAGAGGGCGACCAGCCGCTCTTGGTTGCTGATGGATTCCTGACCGTGGACGGCACCGTCATTTATGAAATGAGAAACTTCGGGCTTCGCATGGTGCCGATGTAA